A single genomic interval of Mucilaginibacter robiniae harbors:
- the istA gene encoding IS21 family transposase codes for MSKIRKILRMYTNGRSIMSIAAQADASRNTVKKYLASFKESGFSFDEVNALNDKELEDLFGKAKERSPNSRMQAMLRCFPKVDKELKRTGVTRQMLWEAYRKEFPDGYQYSQFCFYYTQWQARVNPVMHIDHKAGDKLYVDFAGQKLSITNRDTGEIIPVEVFIGILGASQLTYVEAVMSQQKEDFISACEHTLHYIGGVPEAIVPDNLKAAVTKSNRYEPTLNETFEDFSNHYCTTILPARAFRPRDKALVEGAVRIIYSRIYVPLRKSVYHSLQELNAAIHELLEAHNNRLMQSRPYSRRQQFEEVERETLMPLPVLRYELKKQFHATVMKNGHVSLGPDKNYYSVPYRFIGKKIKLLYSSTTVEAFYHYERIAIHKRTKGLHRYITDKDHLASTHQFVAEWNPEKFLSWAASIHEDVRLYIQHILSRRHHAEQAYRSCIGVLGFARKAGNERLILACRRGLSYGMYSYKTIQMILEKNLDQYEESLFANELTMPEHDNIRGEDYYQ; via the coding sequence ATGAGTAAGATAAGAAAGATCTTAAGGATGTACACCAACGGGCGCAGCATCATGTCTATAGCAGCCCAGGCAGACGCATCCAGAAACACCGTAAAGAAGTATCTGGCCTCTTTCAAGGAGAGCGGCTTCAGCTTTGATGAAGTCAATGCTTTGAATGATAAAGAGCTGGAAGACTTGTTTGGCAAGGCTAAGGAGCGCTCTCCCAACAGCCGTATGCAAGCCATGCTGCGCTGCTTTCCCAAAGTAGACAAAGAGCTGAAACGTACCGGTGTTACCCGTCAAATGCTTTGGGAGGCTTATCGTAAAGAGTTTCCGGACGGTTACCAGTATAGCCAGTTTTGCTTTTATTATACCCAGTGGCAGGCCCGGGTTAACCCTGTGATGCACATCGACCACAAGGCCGGTGATAAGCTGTATGTGGATTTTGCCGGTCAAAAGCTGAGCATCACAAACCGGGATACCGGGGAGATCATTCCTGTCGAGGTCTTCATCGGCATACTTGGGGCCAGCCAGCTGACCTATGTCGAGGCGGTCATGAGCCAGCAAAAAGAAGACTTCATTTCCGCTTGTGAGCATACCCTGCATTACATTGGCGGCGTGCCGGAGGCCATTGTTCCGGACAATCTGAAAGCTGCCGTCACTAAAAGTAACCGTTACGAACCTACGCTGAATGAAACGTTTGAAGACTTCAGCAATCATTATTGCACGACCATCTTACCTGCCCGGGCATTCCGCCCTCGTGATAAAGCGCTGGTAGAAGGTGCCGTAAGAATCATCTATAGCCGCATTTATGTTCCCCTGCGCAAGAGCGTTTATCATTCCTTGCAAGAGCTGAATGCCGCTATTCATGAACTGCTGGAAGCCCATAATAACCGGCTGATGCAAAGCCGGCCTTACAGCAGAAGGCAGCAATTCGAGGAGGTAGAGCGTGAAACGCTTATGCCTTTACCCGTGTTGCGCTATGAGCTTAAAAAGCAGTTTCATGCCACCGTGATGAAAAACGGGCATGTCAGCCTCGGGCCTGATAAGAACTACTATAGTGTGCCTTACCGCTTCATCGGCAAAAAGATCAAGCTGCTGTATTCCAGCACGACGGTAGAGGCCTTCTATCATTATGAACGCATAGCCATTCACAAGCGTACCAAGGGGCTGCACCGCTACATTACGGATAAAGACCATCTGGCTTCCACCCACCAGTTCGTTGCCGAGTGGAACCCGGAAAAGTTCCTGTCCTGGGCCGCATCGATCCATGAGGATGTGCGCCTTTATATCCAGCATATCCTTAGCCGCAGGCACCATGCAGAGCAGGCTTACCGATCCTGCATCGGTGTGCTGGGCTTTGCCCGTAAAGCCGGGAATGAACGCCTGATCCTGGCCTGCAGAAGAGGCCTGAGTTATGGCATGTACAGTTACAAGACCATACAAATGATCCTGGAAAAGAACCTCGATCAGTACGAAGAAAGCTTATTTGCCAATGAACTTACCATGCCCGAGCATGATAACATCAGAGGCGAAGACTATTACCAGTAA
- the istB gene encoding IS21-like element helper ATPase IstB, whose translation MNTNTLDKLRKMKFFGMFHAFQSSLETGQTDHYTADELLAYLVDAEWDDRHNRRIERQIYHAKFRYKASIEEVNYQAERSIDRNLVMRLADCTFIERNENVLLTGSTGIGKSYIASAIGYQACMQGYRVFYASTPKLFAKLKMAKADGSYIKEIAKIERQQLLILDDFGLQPFDAQNRAALMEIIEDRHGKASLIITSQLPVSKWHEVIGEKTIADAILDRIVHSAHRLDLKGESMRKKRRADEKEISYQ comes from the coding sequence ATGAATACAAACACTTTAGACAAACTGCGGAAGATGAAGTTCTTCGGCATGTTCCATGCTTTTCAAAGCAGCCTGGAAACCGGGCAAACAGATCACTACACGGCCGATGAACTCTTGGCCTACCTGGTGGATGCCGAATGGGATGACCGGCATAACCGGCGTATAGAGCGCCAGATCTATCATGCCAAGTTCCGCTACAAAGCGTCCATTGAAGAGGTGAACTACCAGGCAGAGCGGAGCATTGACCGCAACCTGGTCATGCGCCTGGCGGACTGCACCTTCATTGAGCGCAATGAGAATGTGCTCCTGACCGGCAGCACCGGCATTGGCAAAAGCTACATCGCCTCTGCTATTGGTTACCAGGCCTGTATGCAGGGCTATAGGGTATTCTATGCCAGTACACCCAAGCTATTTGCCAAACTCAAGATGGCCAAGGCTGATGGCTCCTACATCAAAGAGATCGCAAAGATTGAACGCCAGCAACTGCTCATACTCGATGACTTTGGCTTGCAGCCTTTTGATGCACAAAACAGGGCTGCCCTGATGGAGATCATTGAAGACCGGCATGGTAAAGCATCCCTGATCATTACCTCACAGCTTCCGGTCAGTAAATGGCATGAGGTCATCGGTGAAAAAACAATAGCTGATGCAATATTAGACCGTATCGTACACAGCGCTCACCGGCTGGATCTCAAGGGTGAATCCATGAGAAAAAAACGCAGGGCTGATGAAAAGGAAATCAGTTACCAATAA